Proteins encoded within one genomic window of Leeia speluncae:
- a CDS encoding ATP-binding cassette domain-containing protein has product MSEYILELDNVSKIFGSVIALNGVNLKLKQGEVHCLLGDNGAGKSTLIKTLAGVHKPSKGEYRVDGKAVRFESPSQALDKGIATVYQDLALVPLMSVARNFYMGREPIIKRFGIFPVLDHDLMANTAREKLGEMGIRIRDADQPIGTMSGGEKQCLAIARAIHFGARVLILDEPTAALGVKQSFNVLKLIHKARERGISVIFITHNVHHAYPIGDSFTLLNRGQSMGTYTKDNITKEEVLDMMAGGAEMQKMMAELDGVHI; this is encoded by the coding sequence ATGTCTGAATACATCTTAGAACTAGATAATGTAAGTAAAATTTTCGGTAGCGTGATTGCGTTAAATGGCGTGAACCTAAAACTGAAACAGGGTGAAGTTCACTGCTTATTAGGTGATAACGGTGCAGGTAAATCAACCTTGATCAAAACCTTGGCTGGTGTGCATAAGCCAAGTAAGGGTGAATACCGAGTAGATGGCAAGGCAGTTCGTTTTGAATCTCCTAGCCAGGCGCTAGATAAAGGGATTGCAACGGTTTACCAAGATTTGGCACTAGTGCCATTGATGAGCGTCGCACGTAACTTCTACATGGGTCGTGAGCCAATCATCAAGCGTTTTGGCATCTTTCCAGTACTAGATCACGATTTGATGGCAAACACCGCTCGTGAAAAACTAGGTGAAATGGGTATCCGTATCCGCGACGCAGACCAGCCAATCGGTACCATGTCTGGTGGTGAAAAGCAGTGTTTGGCGATTGCCCGTGCAATTCACTTCGGCGCACGAGTGTTGATTCTAGATGAGCCAACCGCAGCATTGGGTGTTAAACAGTCATTTAACGTATTGAAGTTAATTCACAAAGCACGTGAACGTGGTATTTCCGTGATTTTCATTACCCACAACGTTCACCACGCCTATCCAATTGGCGATAGCTTCACCTTGCTAAACCGTGGTCAGTCGATGGGTACTTACACCAAAGACAACATCACTAAGGAAGAAGTACTCGACATGATGGCGGGTGGTGCAGAAATGCAGAAAATGATGGCCGAATTAGACGGCGTACATATCTGA
- a CDS encoding sugar ABC transporter substrate-binding protein yields the protein MQSVFKKKLVRGVAGALMVMSLGAQAAGAKFVLVSHAPDSDAWWNTIKNAIKEAGQDFGVQVDYRNPPNGDLADMARLIEQSAAKNYDGVVASIADFNALKGSMGKVTAKKIPLITINSGTAAQSEQLGAIMHVGQPEYEAGKGAGEKAKASGIKSFLCVNHYATNPASFERCRGFADAIGADYKKSTIDSGDDPTTIESKVSAYLRNNPDTQAVLTLGPTSAEPTIKALQKMGKFGKLWFATFDLSAEIGKGIKQGGIQFAIDQQPYLQGYIPIAVMAIMKRDKTTDLAKVQAALKADKKFQYRLAEYGLAPAYGPRHIGSGPGFVTKDNIAKVEKYAGQYR from the coding sequence ATGCAATCTGTATTCAAGAAGAAGCTGGTGCGTGGTGTTGCTGGTGCTTTAATGGTGATGTCTTTAGGAGCGCAAGCAGCAGGGGCTAAATTTGTATTAGTTAGCCATGCGCCGGATTCTGATGCTTGGTGGAATACCATCAAGAACGCAATTAAAGAAGCTGGTCAAGATTTTGGTGTACAAGTAGATTACCGCAACCCACCTAACGGTGACTTGGCAGACATGGCTCGTTTAATTGAGCAATCTGCAGCGAAAAACTACGACGGTGTTGTTGCTTCTATTGCTGACTTCAACGCACTTAAAGGTTCAATGGGTAAAGTAACTGCTAAAAAAATCCCATTGATCACTATTAACTCTGGTACTGCAGCACAGTCTGAGCAACTAGGTGCAATCATGCACGTCGGTCAGCCAGAATACGAAGCAGGTAAGGGTGCTGGTGAAAAAGCAAAAGCGTCTGGCATTAAGTCATTCCTTTGCGTAAACCACTATGCAACTAACCCAGCATCATTCGAGCGTTGCCGTGGTTTCGCAGATGCAATTGGCGCAGATTACAAAAAATCTACCATCGACTCTGGTGATGATCCAACCACCATCGAAAGTAAAGTATCTGCTTACTTGCGTAACAACCCAGATACACAGGCTGTTTTGACACTTGGCCCAACTTCAGCTGAGCCAACGATCAAAGCCCTACAAAAAATGGGTAAATTCGGCAAATTATGGTTCGCTACTTTTGACTTGTCTGCTGAAATCGGTAAAGGCATCAAACAAGGTGGTATCCAATTCGCGATTGACCAACAGCCATACCTACAGGGTTATATCCCTATCGCTGTGATGGCAATTATGAAGCGCGACAAAACGACTGATCTTGCAAAAGTTCAGGCAGCGCTAAAAGCAGACAAGAAGTTCCAATATCGTTTAGCTGAGTACGGTCTAGCACCAGCTTACGGTCCTCGTCATATCGGTTCTGGCCCAGGCTTTGTTACAAAAGATAACATCGCCAAAGTTGAAAAGTACGCTGGTCAGTACCGTTAA
- a CDS encoding ABC transporter permease, which translates to MDNSASQAVPTPAKDERVKELTPFKKLMNKPWFASAAGALLVFSVFGISAGGSGMFNLDGVINWGQVAAYLGIISVGACLLMIAGEFDLSIGSMIGFAGMMVAIPPLYFGWPVWASVIFAFVVSGAVGWLNGYLVIKTRLPSFIVTLAFLFILRGLTLALAVMFTNQTIVSGVGDAAAKDPLVSALFQGVVGHDFFVWMGNKGWIDVSEPGVPLVNGIPKVIIWWAVIGLIAAYVLAKTRAGNWIQAVGGDANAAKNVGVPVKKVKIILFVLTALCACLFAVLQVCDIGSAAADRGLQKEFEATIAAVIGGTLLTGGYGSVLGACFGALIFGVVQIGLGYTDINSDWFRVFVGLMLLVAVIFNNYVRRRATESR; encoded by the coding sequence ATGGATAACTCAGCATCACAGGCGGTGCCAACACCAGCCAAAGATGAGCGCGTTAAAGAATTAACGCCATTCAAAAAATTAATGAATAAGCCATGGTTTGCCTCAGCAGCCGGTGCGTTGTTGGTTTTCAGCGTATTTGGTATTTCTGCTGGTGGTTCTGGCATGTTCAACCTAGACGGTGTGATTAACTGGGGCCAAGTGGCAGCTTACTTGGGGATTATCTCCGTTGGTGCATGTCTATTAATGATTGCTGGTGAGTTCGATTTGTCGATTGGTTCGATGATCGGTTTCGCTGGCATGATGGTTGCAATTCCTCCTCTGTATTTCGGCTGGCCAGTTTGGGCTTCCGTCATCTTTGCCTTTGTTGTTAGTGGCGCGGTAGGTTGGCTAAATGGTTATTTAGTGATTAAAACCAGACTGCCTTCCTTTATTGTGACCTTGGCATTCTTGTTCATCTTGCGTGGTCTGACACTAGCACTAGCGGTGATGTTCACTAACCAAACCATCGTGTCTGGTGTGGGTGATGCAGCAGCCAAAGATCCGCTTGTTAGCGCCTTATTCCAAGGTGTGGTTGGTCATGACTTCTTTGTCTGGATGGGTAACAAAGGTTGGATCGACGTATCTGAACCAGGTGTACCGCTAGTGAATGGCATTCCTAAAGTGATTATTTGGTGGGCAGTGATTGGTTTAATCGCCGCTTACGTACTAGCAAAAACACGTGCTGGTAACTGGATTCAGGCGGTTGGTGGCGATGCGAATGCAGCCAAGAACGTTGGTGTGCCAGTCAAGAAAGTTAAAATTATTCTATTCGTGTTAACTGCGCTATGTGCTTGCTTGTTTGCTGTGTTGCAAGTATGTGATATTGGTTCAGCAGCCGCTGACCGTGGTTTACAGAAAGAGTTTGAAGCAACGATTGCAGCTGTGATTGGCGGTACGTTGTTAACTGGTGGTTATGGTTCAGTGTTGGGTGCGTGTTTCGGTGCGCTAATTTTCGGTGTGGTTCAGATTGGTCTAGGTTACACAGACATCAACTCGGATTGGTTCCGCGTGTTTGTTGGTCTGATGTTACTAGTCGCAGTGATCTTCAATAACTACGTACGCCGTCGTGCAACTGAATCGAGGTAA